The Saprospiraceae bacterium genome includes a window with the following:
- a CDS encoding efflux RND transporter periplasmic adaptor subunit yields MRILSSLLVCCFCILACKEKVLTIKPEIRNISESVYASGIIKSGGQHQVMSLVTGRIEKIFTETGASVKKGDPLFKIYNEVAGINTNISKLSAEQAAYKANTDKITDIVLQIGLTKKKLANDSIMMVRQRNLWAQNIGTKTELEQRELAYESSLSNLKSMNIQLSELRRQLKYADAQSKMNLAATNEFQKEYTIRSESDGTVFSVLKEKGEMIGPQTVLAVIGDTKVFEVELMVDEYDIVRIKPGQQVIFSLDSYKGKVFQGKVKSIDPIMEERTRTFKVNAVFDVLPEVIYPNLSAEANIIILSKENVMTIPRNCLLPDSTVMLKDGSLRKLEIGLQDYKIVEVLSGIDLTTEIIKPN; encoded by the coding sequence ATGCGTATTTTAAGTAGTCTTTTAGTTTGTTGTTTCTGCATATTAGCTTGTAAAGAGAAAGTATTAACAATAAAACCTGAGATCAGAAATATTTCAGAATCAGTGTATGCTTCCGGTATTATTAAAAGTGGTGGGCAACATCAGGTGATGTCATTAGTGACCGGAAGAATTGAAAAAATATTTACTGAAACCGGAGCTTCTGTTAAAAAAGGTGATCCTTTATTCAAAATTTATAATGAGGTGGCCGGTATCAATACCAATATTTCAAAACTTTCAGCCGAACAGGCTGCATATAAAGCGAACACTGATAAAATTACGGATATAGTTTTGCAAATAGGACTTACCAAAAAAAAGCTCGCAAATGATTCGATCATGATGGTTCGCCAAAGAAATCTCTGGGCTCAGAATATCGGTACTAAAACAGAACTTGAGCAACGGGAGCTGGCATACGAAAGCTCCTTGAGTAACCTGAAATCAATGAATATACAATTGTCTGAACTAAGACGACAGTTGAAATATGCAGACGCTCAATCTAAAATGAACCTGGCCGCAACCAACGAATTTCAAAAGGAATACACCATCAGAAGTGAGTCTGACGGCACTGTTTTTTCCGTGCTCAAAGAAAAAGGGGAAATGATAGGTCCGCAAACTGTTTTGGCAGTTATCGGGGATACTAAAGTATTTGAAGTCGAACTAATGGTAGATGAATATGATATTGTTCGCATTAAGCCAGGTCAACAAGTTATTTTTTCGCTGGATAGCTATAAAGGAAAAGTTTTTCAGGGAAAGGTCAAGAGTATCGATCCCATTATGGAAGAAAGAACCCGTACTTTTAAAGTGAATGCCGTATTTGATGTTTTGCCCGAAGTGATTTATCCGAACTTATCTGCGGAAGCCAATATCATTATTCTTTCCAAAGAAAATGTTATGACTATACCGAGAAATTGTCTGTTGCCGGATAGCACAGTAATGCTGAAAGACGGTAGTTTAAGAAAACTGGAGATCGGGTTGCAGGATTACAAAATTGTGGAGGTTCTTTCCGGTATCGATCTGACAACAGAAATTATTAAACCAAATTGA
- a CDS encoding hemolysin III family protein, producing MKHFTFLDKEEKANTITHAAGLLLMVLSAPLLINKMIEGGAWLITGGLSFCFGALFVFLSSTFYHLSIHESKKKLWRTIDHIAIFFLIGGTYTPFILKYYPTSDGMKFLALHWILILTGIIFKVFYTGKLEIVSTLMYVFLGWMVVFIYQPITSNMNDNVFMWLMIGGISYTIGVIFYIWEKLPYNHSIWHLFVLGGCFGHYAALYNF from the coding sequence ATGAAACATTTTACCTTTCTGGACAAAGAAGAAAAAGCGAATACCATTACGCATGCTGCCGGACTACTACTCATGGTACTTAGCGCTCCGTTGCTGATCAATAAAATGATTGAGGGGGGAGCATGGTTAATTACCGGAGGATTGAGTTTTTGTTTTGGTGCATTATTCGTGTTCTTAAGTTCGACGTTTTATCACTTATCAATACATGAATCTAAAAAGAAACTGTGGCGGACTATAGATCATATCGCTATATTCTTTTTGATTGGTGGGACTTATACTCCATTTATTCTGAAATACTACCCGACATCTGACGGGATGAAATTTTTAGCATTGCACTGGATTTTAATATTAACAGGTATAATTTTTAAAGTATTTTATACCGGAAAGCTCGAAATTGTGTCCACGTTGATGTATGTCTTCTTAGGTTGGATGGTTGTTTTTATTTACCAACCCATCACATCAAATATGAATGACAATGTCTTTATGTGGTTGATGATAGGCGGGATCAGTTATACGATCGGCGTAATATTTTACATTTGGGAAAAACTTCCTTACAATCACAGTATCTGGCATCTGTTTGTCTTAGGTGGTTGCTTTGGACATTATGCCGCGTTGTATAATTTTTGA
- a CDS encoding TerC family protein → MIFSLLTIPDFGSSVVWLSLLTLTFLEIVLGIDNIIFISIAASKLPEEQQKKATNIGLILAMVLRIVLLLGITVLIAMKEPWINIETDYLTAGFSGQSLILIAGGIFLLYKSVSEIHHKLEGINMPNGNNKGKALSLSSAIVQITVINIVFSFDSILTAVGMTNGINGALFIMIVAVVFSVLIMMLFAVPVGRFVNKHPTIQMLGLAFLILIGFMLIIEGAHLAHLSIVGSEIGAVPKGYLYFAIAFSLLVEFLNMKLRTPKSDTVVLHTISEKAQEMGLLDDKIQDVK, encoded by the coding sequence ATGATTTTCAGCTTATTAACGATTCCTGATTTCGGCAGCTCTGTGGTTTGGTTGAGTCTGTTGACATTGACTTTTCTGGAAATAGTCCTGGGTATTGACAATATCATTTTTATTTCCATTGCAGCCAGTAAATTACCGGAAGAGCAACAAAAAAAGGCTACCAATATCGGGTTAATTCTTGCAATGGTACTCAGAATTGTTTTATTGTTAGGTATCACGGTACTGATTGCAATGAAAGAACCCTGGATAAACATTGAGACAGACTACCTCACAGCCGGATTTTCAGGCCAAAGTCTCATATTGATTGCAGGAGGTATATTTCTCCTTTACAAAAGTGTATCAGAAATACATCATAAACTGGAAGGTATTAATATGCCAAACGGCAATAACAAAGGGAAAGCACTATCTTTATCTTCCGCAATTGTTCAGATTACTGTGATTAATATTGTGTTTTCGTTTGACTCAATACTCACTGCAGTCGGAATGACCAATGGCATCAATGGCGCATTATTTATTATGATTGTGGCAGTCGTATTTTCAGTATTAATCATGATGTTGTTTGCTGTTCCGGTTGGTAGATTTGTAAATAAACATCCTACCATCCAAATGCTGGGTCTCGCATTTTTGATATTAATTGGTTTTATGTTAATCATAGAAGGGGCACACCTGGCTCACCTTTCAATAGTGGGTTCTGAAATCGGAGCTGTGCCGAAAGGATATCTATACTTTGCAATTGCTTTTTCATTGTTGGTAGAGTTTCTGAATATGAAACTAAGAACGCCAAAATCAGATACGGTAGTCTTGCACACAATCTCTGAAAAAGCGCAGGAAATGGGCCTTTTAGACGATAAAATTCAAGATGTAAAATAA
- a CDS encoding FAD:protein FMN transferase, which produces MNIFRLFSFIIIGLLLNSCRNENVLFHKITGKTMGTTYHITAQTANIESLQLEIDSLLLDFNNSLSTYIPTSTISKFNTADSMLCFTSTDDVYFIPVFEKSKEVFRKTEGYFDPSIMPLVNYYGFGYTEKKKVVEADTAKIKELLKLLQFDKVSIFEDSIQQICILKEIPNVQLDFSALAKGYGVDIIAEFLEKKNIRNYLVEIGGEVRALGLNDKGKEWVIGINKPSESATPEDIELPLKISNRAVATSGNYRNVYESKGQQFAHIIDPKTGFSRQTDILSATVIAKDCMTADAYATAFMVMGMEKSLELIEQLNDIEACFIYDAEGDGIFEFRISTGFSGYFLHNEQK; this is translated from the coding sequence ATGAATATTTTTCGTTTGTTTAGTTTTATAATAATAGGGTTACTACTGAATAGTTGTAGGAATGAGAATGTGTTGTTCCACAAGATTACGGGTAAAACGATGGGGACAACCTACCATATAACGGCACAAACCGCTAACATAGAATCTTTACAATTGGAGATTGACTCATTATTACTGGATTTCAACAATTCATTATCCACTTATATTCCAACTTCCACGATATCCAAATTTAATACAGCAGACAGTATGCTTTGTTTTACAAGTACCGACGATGTCTATTTTATCCCTGTTTTTGAAAAATCTAAAGAAGTCTTTAGAAAAACAGAAGGATACTTTGATCCGTCCATTATGCCTTTAGTAAATTATTATGGCTTTGGTTACACAGAGAAAAAGAAAGTTGTAGAAGCGGACACTGCAAAAATCAAGGAATTACTTAAATTGCTGCAATTTGACAAGGTTTCTATTTTTGAAGACAGCATTCAACAAATTTGTATTTTAAAAGAAATACCCAATGTACAATTGGACTTCAGTGCATTAGCTAAAGGTTACGGGGTGGATATTATTGCAGAATTTCTGGAAAAAAAGAATATCAGAAATTATTTAGTGGAAATAGGAGGAGAAGTAAGAGCTCTGGGCTTGAATGACAAAGGAAAAGAATGGGTAATAGGTATCAACAAACCATCAGAGTCCGCTACACCGGAAGATATTGAATTACCTCTAAAAATATCTAACAGAGCCGTAGCAACCAGTGGAAATTATCGTAATGTCTATGAGAGTAAAGGACAGCAATTTGCACATATTATTGACCCAAAAACAGGATTCAGCAGACAGACAGATATCCTGAGTGCTACTGTGATTGCTAAAGATTGTATGACCGCAGATGCTTATGCAACAGCGTTTATGGTGATGGGAATGGAAAAATCTTTAGAGTTGATAGAACAATTAAATGATATAGAAGCTTGTTTTATATACGATGCCGAAGGTGACGGTATTTTTGAGTTTAGAATTTCTACCGGATTTTCAGGATATTTCCTGCATAATGAACAAAAATAA
- a CDS encoding 3'-5' exonuclease yields MKFNLDKDIVFFDIESTGLNVMRDRIIQIALIKYPATGEEPQELSMLINPGIPISDEAMAVHGITPEMVKNKPVFAQVAKDLYEFIGASDLGGYNSDRFDIPMLMEEFHRVGYDFDVSGRRLIDAQKIFYKMEPRTLKAAYKLYCDKDLEGAHDALADVKATVDVLKGQLKRYEGVDYVDGDGFTIPTPIKNDIQALADFTTEQNSLDITQRLKYNPKGEVIFNFGKYTGHVVKTVFKQEPSYYHWIMEKEFSAQVKQMVKKIYEESNK; encoded by the coding sequence ATGAAATTTAACCTCGACAAAGATATTGTCTTTTTTGACATAGAATCCACCGGACTGAATGTTATGAGAGACAGAATCATTCAGATTGCTTTAATAAAATATCCGGCTACAGGTGAAGAACCACAGGAATTATCCATGCTTATTAATCCCGGCATTCCCATTTCTGATGAAGCAATGGCAGTACACGGTATTACTCCTGAGATGGTAAAGAATAAGCCGGTTTTTGCACAGGTGGCAAAAGATTTATATGAATTTATAGGAGCATCGGATCTCGGAGGATATAATTCTGACAGATTTGATATTCCTATGCTGATGGAAGAATTTCACAGAGTTGGATATGACTTTGATGTATCGGGGAGGAGACTTATCGACGCTCAAAAGATTTTCTACAAAATGGAACCTCGTACACTCAAAGCAGCTTACAAATTGTATTGCGATAAAGATCTCGAAGGCGCACATGATGCTTTGGCTGATGTTAAAGCGACTGTAGATGTTTTAAAGGGTCAGCTAAAAAGATACGAAGGCGTTGATTATGTTGACGGAGATGGATTTACAATTCCGACACCTATCAAAAATGACATTCAGGCACTTGCTGATTTTACAACCGAACAAAATTCACTCGATATCACTCAGAGATTAAAGTACAACCCAAAAGGAGAAGTAATATTCAATTTTGGAAAATATACCGGTCATGTAGTAAAAACAGTTTTCAAACAAGAACCTTCCTATTACCACTGGATAATGGAGAAAGAATTTTCAGCTCAGGTAAAACAAATGGTAAAAAAGATTTATGAAGAATCCAATAAATAA